From one Pseudomonas sp. S35 genomic stretch:
- a CDS encoding exonuclease SbcCD subunit D C-terminal domain-containing protein, whose protein sequence is MRLFHTSDWHLGQNLHGQERDFEHACFLEWLLRQIATQQPDVLLIAGDIFDTVNPPLKAQERLYDFIISAHEQNPTLTIVMIAGNHDSGSRIELPAPLMRRLRTHALGRVLWLDDGQLDAERLLIPLPDAKGKIAAWCLALPFLRPAEVTGAHLGDDYLRGIGQVHEWLIAAANAKRKKGQALIAISHAHMAGGSVSEDSERSLIIGNAEALPATLFDKSVGYVALGHLHKPQKVNGEERIRYSGSPIPLSFSEIGYKHQILDVTFQGQCLVSVEPLLIPRSVDLQRLEAAPLADILKQLAELPDIDLLAETQRHPWLEVRVLLDEPQPDLRQQIETALQGKAVRLVRIAAEYAGKRGSDTHDEERFIELDQLSPQELFSRAWQDSYGSEVDEQTLKDFAVLLQEVQQEGEQP, encoded by the coding sequence TTGCGTCTGTTCCACACCTCCGACTGGCACCTTGGCCAAAACCTGCACGGCCAGGAACGCGACTTCGAACACGCCTGCTTCCTTGAGTGGCTGTTGCGCCAGATCGCCACGCAGCAGCCTGACGTGCTCTTGATCGCCGGCGATATCTTCGACACGGTCAACCCGCCGCTCAAGGCCCAGGAGCGGCTGTACGATTTCATCATCAGCGCCCACGAACAAAACCCGACGCTGACCATCGTAATGATCGCCGGCAACCACGATTCCGGCTCGCGCATCGAACTGCCCGCGCCGTTGATGCGGCGCCTGCGCACCCATGCCCTCGGCCGCGTGCTGTGGCTGGATGACGGGCAGTTGGATGCCGAACGCCTGCTGATCCCGCTGCCGGATGCCAAAGGCAAGATCGCCGCCTGGTGCCTGGCCCTGCCCTTCCTGCGGCCAGCGGAAGTCACCGGCGCCCACCTCGGTGACGATTACCTGCGCGGTATCGGCCAGGTACATGAATGGCTGATCGCCGCCGCCAACGCCAAACGCAAAAAAGGCCAGGCGCTGATTGCCATCAGCCATGCGCACATGGCCGGTGGTTCGGTGTCGGAAGACTCCGAGCGCAGCCTGATCATCGGCAACGCCGAGGCGCTGCCGGCCACACTGTTCGACAAGAGTGTGGGCTATGTGGCCCTCGGCCATTTGCACAAGCCGCAAAAGGTCAATGGCGAAGAGCGCATTCGCTACAGCGGCTCACCGATTCCACTGTCGTTTTCCGAAATCGGCTACAAGCACCAGATTCTCGATGTGACGTTCCAGGGCCAATGCCTGGTGAGCGTCGAACCGCTGCTGATTCCCCGCTCGGTCGACCTGCAACGCCTGGAAGCCGCGCCGCTGGCGGATATTCTTAAACAGCTGGCAGAGCTGCCCGATATCGACCTGCTCGCCGAAACCCAACGCCATCCCTGGCTGGAAGTGCGCGTACTTCTGGACGAACCCCAGCCCGACCTGCGCCAGCAGATCGAAACCGCCCTACAAGGCAAGGCCGTGCGCTTGGTGCGTATCGCCGCCGAGTACGCGGGTAAACGTGGCAGTGATACCCATGACGAAGAGCGTTTTATCGAACTCGATCAACTCTCGCCGCAAGAGCTGTTCAGCCGCGCCTGGCAGGACAGCTATGGCAGTGAAGTGGATGAACAGACCTTGAAGGATTTCGCCGTGCTGCTCCAGGAAGTGCAACAGGAGGGTGAACAGCCATGA
- a CDS encoding BatD family protein: MSRRTPLLLLLALSAGHAQAANLVASVDRSRLNSGETVELTVESSDVTQFGKPDLSPLDAQFEVSGTRQLNQLTTLGDDNHATTRWIITLLPKQNGTVVIPPLQVGEHQTQPISLQVVETTSQSTNAELAPVFVEASLDQPSVYVQAQALLTVRVYHSVSLYDDSSLTPLQIIDARVEQLGESRTYEKVINSIRHGVIETRYAIYPQHSGALEIPAQTFSATLVESRPPQENTLQGTKPGKLIHVSSAPLALEVKPKPALYPADTPWLPARSLTLTESWNPEPEHVQVGDSLTRSLTIKAEGLSSAQLPALPSTDISGLRRYPDQPVLGNQTSDRGLVGSREDREALVPNRVGPLEIPAVDVVWWNTHEDHLERTSLPARTLQAAINPSLVVDTPATPTIITAPDDTRLWLWQLSTLVLACTTLLGFGLWWRARWQPAVLRAAQTGPSPRTLLDDLKRATQANDPQATRQALDAWARQQPETLADMAARFVPLSDALDGLNGALYSESGQYWLGEELWRAVKAIPMAEREQDPATDTTSLPPLYPK, translated from the coding sequence ATGAGCCGCCGCACTCCCCTACTGCTTCTGCTCGCGTTGTCGGCAGGCCACGCCCAGGCGGCGAACCTGGTCGCCAGCGTCGACCGTAGCCGCCTCAATTCAGGCGAAACGGTGGAACTGACGGTGGAGTCCAGCGACGTCACTCAGTTCGGCAAGCCCGACCTGTCGCCTCTGGATGCGCAGTTTGAAGTCAGCGGCACGCGCCAGCTCAACCAACTCACCACCCTGGGCGACGACAACCACGCCACCACGCGCTGGATCATCACCCTGCTGCCCAAGCAAAACGGCACGGTGGTGATCCCGCCCTTGCAAGTGGGCGAACACCAGACCCAGCCCATCAGCCTGCAAGTCGTGGAAACCACCAGCCAGAGCACTAACGCCGAACTGGCACCGGTGTTTGTCGAAGCGAGCCTCGACCAGCCCAGCGTCTACGTGCAGGCCCAGGCACTGTTGACCGTGCGCGTGTATCACTCGGTGTCGCTGTATGACGACAGTAGCCTTACACCGTTGCAGATCATCGATGCTCGCGTGGAGCAGTTGGGCGAGTCACGCACCTACGAAAAAGTCATCAACAGCATCCGCCATGGCGTAATCGAAACCCGCTACGCGATCTACCCGCAGCACAGTGGCGCCCTGGAGATTCCCGCACAGACCTTCAGCGCCACGCTGGTGGAATCGCGCCCGCCCCAGGAAAACACCCTGCAAGGCACCAAGCCCGGCAAGCTGATCCACGTCAGTTCGGCGCCCCTGGCGTTGGAGGTCAAGCCCAAGCCTGCGCTGTATCCGGCCGATACGCCTTGGCTGCCCGCGCGCAGCCTGACCCTGACCGAAAGCTGGAACCCGGAACCGGAACATGTGCAGGTCGGCGACTCCCTGACCCGCAGCCTCACGATCAAGGCCGAAGGCCTCTCCAGCGCGCAACTGCCGGCCCTGCCGAGCACCGACATCAGTGGTTTGCGCCGTTACCCGGACCAACCGGTGCTCGGCAACCAAACCAGTGACCGCGGGCTCGTCGGCAGCCGTGAAGACCGCGAGGCGCTGGTGCCCAATCGCGTCGGCCCTTTGGAAATACCGGCCGTGGACGTGGTGTGGTGGAACACCCATGAAGACCACCTGGAGCGCACCAGTCTGCCGGCCCGCACCCTGCAAGCCGCAATCAACCCGAGCCTGGTGGTGGACACCCCCGCCACGCCGACCATCATCACAGCGCCGGACGACACCCGCCTGTGGTTATGGCAACTGAGCACACTGGTCTTGGCCTGCACTACCCTGCTGGGCTTCGGCCTGTGGTGGCGTGCGCGCTGGCAACCGGCGGTACTGCGCGCAGCACAAACCGGCCCAAGCCCACGCACCTTGCTCGACGACCTCAAGCGCGCCACCCAGGCCAACGACCCCCAGGCCACGCGCCAGGCGCTGGATGCCTGGGCCCGCCAACAACCGGAAACCCTGGCGGACATGGCGGCGCGGTTTGTGCCGTTGTCGGATGCGTTGGATGGGCTCAATGGCGCGCTGTACAGCGAGAGCGGTCAATACTGGCTGGGTGAAGAGCTGTGGCGCGCAGTCAAAGCCATCCCGATGGCCGAGCGCGAGCAAGACCCGGCGACGGACACCACCAGCTTGCCGCCGCTTTATCCCAAGTAA
- a CDS encoding tetratricopeptide repeat protein encodes MIELWPHWFRPWWLLLLPLLGWLLWQLWHRQKRAGRWQMILPPAFHAVLLSGGNGRESKSPWVVLGIAWLLAVLALLGPSWQRVEQASQKPSDPLVVLLELTPQMLATDSPPNRLEQARRKLYDLLQARTDAQTAIVVYAGSAHTLVPLSDDLATSRNLLDALRPSLMPEPGHRADLAVEKALGLLNQGGLGQGRLLLIGSSLSKQERQGIRLLLQSNQAPPLSILGIGSREGTPVTQESGEFLKDEQGAILVPRLDSPTLKAFASEMGGRYRAARLDDKDLRQLGVLDPPQALRNDGELLHLDTWADQGYWLLLPLLLLAACAGRRGWLFCLPLLLMATPQPSYAFEFRDLWLRPDQQGQYLLKKKRPAEAAEHFQDAQWQGVALYEAGNYAEAIKRFAEGNDAYSHYNRANALARAGELEAAIDAYEQALEAQPDLQPALKNKALVETLMQEQARPQPEEPAKNEDDETTQPGQTAQPGASGQNATGGEQSSQGQGEAGTGDTQTGATPQAGGTEVPGSELEDEHTTTPPLRPTDASLDGEHRQALEQWLQEIPDNPGELLRRKFWYEQQQHQDKTR; translated from the coding sequence ATGATCGAGCTGTGGCCTCACTGGTTCCGTCCCTGGTGGCTGTTGCTGCTACCGCTGCTCGGCTGGTTGCTGTGGCAGTTGTGGCACCGGCAAAAACGCGCCGGGCGCTGGCAGATGATCCTGCCACCCGCCTTCCATGCCGTGCTGCTCAGCGGCGGCAACGGCCGCGAGAGCAAGTCACCGTGGGTGGTGCTCGGGATCGCCTGGTTGCTGGCGGTGCTGGCATTGCTCGGCCCCAGTTGGCAACGGGTGGAACAAGCCAGCCAGAAGCCGTCCGACCCGTTGGTGGTTCTGCTCGAACTGACGCCGCAAATGCTCGCCACCGACAGCCCGCCCAACCGCTTGGAACAGGCGCGACGCAAGCTGTATGACTTGTTGCAGGCGCGCACCGATGCGCAAACCGCCATCGTCGTGTACGCCGGTAGCGCCCACACCCTGGTGCCGCTGTCGGACGACCTGGCCACCAGCCGCAACCTGCTGGACGCCCTGCGCCCCTCGCTCATGCCCGAGCCCGGCCACCGCGCCGATCTGGCCGTGGAGAAAGCCCTGGGCTTGCTCAACCAAGGCGGCCTTGGCCAAGGCCGCCTGCTGCTGATCGGCTCATCGCTGTCCAAACAAGAACGCCAGGGCATCCGCCTGCTGCTGCAAAGCAACCAGGCGCCGCCCCTGTCGATCCTGGGCATCGGCAGCCGTGAAGGCACACCCGTCACTCAGGAAAGCGGCGAGTTCCTCAAGGACGAACAAGGCGCGATCCTCGTCCCGCGTCTCGACAGCCCCACGCTGAAAGCCTTCGCCAGCGAGATGGGCGGCCGTTACCGTGCGGCGCGCCTGGACGACAAGGACCTGCGCCAGCTCGGTGTGCTCGACCCACCGCAAGCCCTGCGTAACGACGGCGAGCTGCTGCACCTGGACACCTGGGCCGACCAAGGTTATTGGCTGCTGCTTCCGCTGTTGTTGCTGGCGGCCTGCGCCGGGCGCCGTGGTTGGTTGTTCTGCCTGCCGTTGCTGCTGATGGCCACGCCACAGCCCAGCTATGCCTTTGAGTTCCGGGATTTGTGGCTGCGCCCCGACCAGCAAGGTCAATACTTACTCAAGAAAAAACGCCCGGCCGAGGCCGCCGAGCATTTCCAGGATGCGCAATGGCAGGGTGTCGCGCTGTATGAGGCTGGCAACTATGCCGAGGCCATCAAGCGGTTTGCCGAAGGCAACGACGCCTACTCCCACTACAATCGCGCAAATGCCCTGGCCAGGGCGGGCGAGCTGGAAGCCGCCATCGATGCCTACGAACAGGCCCTGGAAGCCCAGCCCGACCTGCAACCGGCCCTGAAAAACAAGGCCCTGGTCGAAACCCTGATGCAGGAACAGGCGCGGCCCCAGCCTGAAGAACCGGCCAAAAACGAAGATGACGAAACCACCCAACCCGGCCAAACTGCGCAACCGGGCGCCAGTGGGCAAAACGCGACAGGTGGCGAGCAGTCATCCCAAGGCCAGGGTGAAGCAGGTACGGGCGACACCCAGACCGGCGCCACACCCCAGGCCGGCGGCACCGAAGTGCCGGGCAGCGAACTTGAGGATGAGCACACGACCACCCCGCCGCTGCGCCCCACGGACGCCAGCCTTGACGGTGAACATCGCCAGGCCCTGGAACAATGGCTGCAGGAGATCCCGGACAATCCCGGCGAACTGCTGCGACGTAAATTCTGGTACGAACAGCAACAGCATCAGGACAAGACTCGATGA
- a CDS encoding VWA domain-containing protein encodes MFEFAWPWIFALLPLPWLMRLVLPVADSGEPALKVSYLSDLESLAKRRARVNLPSWRQQAPFVVLWLLLLSAAARPEWLGEPLPIAASGRDLLVAVDVSGSMDFPDMHWQDEEISRLSLVKHLLGDFLEGRDGDRVGLILFGSQAYLQAPLTFDRRTVRTWLDEARIGIAGKNTAIGDAIGLALKRLRQRPAQSRVLILVTDGANNAGQIDPLTAARLAAEEGVKIYPIGIGADPEQTGSLGILGVNPSVDLDEPTLKAIAQATGGQYFRARDGEELKTIKQTLDQLEPVEQQPTQARPTQALYSGPLALALVLSVLLVIQERWPNNALQRLFNKLSSKGIFLQQHPQWRQRLKRLRLRRRR; translated from the coding sequence TTGAGTTCGCCTGGCCGTGGATCTTCGCCCTGCTGCCATTGCCCTGGTTGATGCGGCTGGTCCTGCCGGTAGCCGACAGCGGCGAGCCCGCACTTAAAGTCAGCTACCTCAGTGACCTGGAAAGCCTGGCCAAGCGCCGCGCTCGCGTCAACCTGCCGAGCTGGCGCCAGCAGGCCCCCTTCGTCGTGCTGTGGTTGCTGCTGCTAAGCGCCGCCGCACGCCCGGAATGGCTCGGCGAACCGCTGCCGATTGCCGCCAGTGGCCGCGATTTGCTGGTGGCGGTAGACGTGTCCGGCTCGATGGATTTTCCAGACATGCACTGGCAGGACGAGGAAATCAGCCGCCTGAGCCTGGTCAAGCACCTGCTCGGGGATTTCCTTGAGGGCCGCGATGGCGACCGGGTCGGCCTGATCCTGTTCGGCAGCCAGGCTTACCTGCAGGCGCCGCTGACCTTCGACCGCCGCACCGTGCGCACCTGGCTGGACGAAGCGCGCATCGGCATCGCGGGTAAGAACACTGCGATTGGCGATGCCATCGGCCTGGCCCTCAAACGCCTGCGCCAGCGCCCGGCGCAAAGCCGCGTGCTGATCCTGGTGACTGACGGGGCCAACAACGCCGGGCAGATCGACCCGCTGACCGCCGCGCGCCTGGCCGCCGAAGAAGGCGTCAAAATCTACCCGATCGGCATTGGCGCCGACCCGGAGCAAACCGGTTCCCTGGGCATCCTGGGCGTCAACCCGAGCGTGGACCTCGACGAACCGACACTCAAGGCCATCGCCCAAGCCACTGGCGGCCAGTACTTCCGAGCCCGCGATGGCGAAGAGCTGAAAACCATCAAGCAAACCCTCGACCAACTCGAACCCGTCGAACAACAACCCACCCAGGCGCGCCCCACGCAAGCACTGTACAGCGGGCCCTTGGCACTGGCGCTGGTCCTGAGCGTGTTGCTGGTGATTCAGGAGCGTTGGCCCAACAACGCGCTGCAACGCTTGTTCAACAAACTGTCGAGCAAGGGGATCTTTCTGCAACAACACCCGCAATGGCGTCAACGCCTCAAACGCCTGCGCTTGCGGAGGCGTCGATGA